From Pseudomonas sp. stari2, a single genomic window includes:
- a CDS encoding MerR family transcriptional regulator, with translation MRIGELAQACDVSRDTLRFYEERGLIAAQRSANGYRDYPPEMVQLVLYIKTAQRLGFTLGEIGSSVGALWQSPNPDTTVTQLLQDKLKLVETRIAELGELRHELQHRLGQRCPLNP, from the coding sequence ATGCGCATCGGTGAGTTAGCCCAGGCCTGCGATGTCAGCCGTGACACGCTGCGTTTTTACGAGGAGCGCGGATTGATCGCGGCGCAACGCAGCGCCAACGGTTATCGCGACTATCCCCCGGAGATGGTGCAATTGGTGCTCTACATCAAAACGGCGCAGCGCCTGGGCTTTACCCTCGGCGAGATCGGCAGCAGTGTTGGCGCGTTGTGGCAATCGCCAAATCCCGACACCACCGTCACGCAACTGTTGCAAGACAAACTCAAGCTGGTCGAAACCCGCATCGCCGAACTCGGCGAGCTGCGCCACGAATTGCAGCATCGGCTCGGTCAACGCTGTCCATTGAACCCGTGA
- a CDS encoding ABC transporter permease: protein MLLSLEPRGRQSRLMLWCSPLLAAVLTLGCGSLLFIALGHDPLQTLHTLLVAPVSDLYGVSELLVKALPILLCALGLAVAYQARIWNIGAEGQLLLGALAGSALAVNLIDMQSRWALVLILLIGTLAGAAWAGLTAWLRTRFNANEILTSIMLNYIALNLLLFCVHGPLKDPAGYNFPESAMFGDASRLPLLMEDGRVHAGVYFALLALVVVWVLLQKSFVGFQIKVLGLDKRAAGFAGFREKRLIWLALLISGSLAGLAGVCEVTGPIGQLVPQVSPGYGYAAITVAFLGRLNPIGILFSSLLMALLYIGGESAQMTLNLPQAITQLFQGMMLFFLLACDVLILYRPRLSLRWARRTSTTAVTAGAL from the coding sequence ATGTTGCTTTCCCTCGAACCCCGTGGCCGGCAGTCGCGCCTGATGCTGTGGTGCTCGCCACTGTTGGCGGCGGTGCTGACCCTCGGCTGTGGCTCGTTGCTGTTCATCGCCCTCGGTCATGACCCGCTGCAAACCTTGCACACCTTGTTGGTCGCGCCGGTCAGCGACCTGTATGGCGTCTCGGAATTGCTGGTCAAGGCATTGCCGATCCTGCTCTGCGCCCTGGGTCTGGCGGTGGCCTATCAGGCGCGGATCTGGAACATCGGCGCCGAAGGCCAATTGTTGCTCGGCGCGTTGGCCGGCAGTGCGCTGGCGGTGAACCTCATCGATATGCAAAGCCGCTGGGCCTTGGTGCTGATCCTGCTCATCGGCACACTCGCCGGTGCCGCGTGGGCCGGGCTCACCGCTTGGTTGCGCACACGCTTCAATGCCAACGAAATTCTTACCAGCATCATGCTTAATTACATCGCGCTGAACCTGCTGCTGTTCTGCGTCCACGGGCCATTGAAGGACCCGGCCGGGTACAACTTTCCCGAGTCGGCGATGTTCGGCGACGCCAGCCGCCTGCCGCTGTTGATGGAGGATGGCCGGGTTCACGCCGGGGTGTATTTCGCCCTGCTCGCGCTGGTGGTGGTGTGGGTGTTGTTGCAGAAAAGCTTTGTCGGTTTCCAGATCAAAGTGCTCGGGCTGGATAAACGCGCGGCGGGTTTTGCCGGTTTTCGCGAGAAACGTCTGATCTGGCTCGCGCTGTTGATCAGCGGCTCACTGGCCGGGCTGGCCGGGGTGTGCGAAGTCACCGGGCCGATCGGGCAACTGGTGCCGCAAGTCTCACCCGGATACGGCTATGCAGCGATCACCGTAGCGTTTCTCGGGCGGCTCAATCCCATCGGTATTCTGTTTTCCAGCCTGTTGATGGCGCTGCTGTACATCGGTGGCGAGAGCGCGCAGATGACGCTGAACCTGCCGCAGGCGATCACCCAGTTGTTCCAGGGAATGATGCTGTTTTTTCTGCTGGCCTGTGACGTGCTGATCCTCTACCGACCACGCCTGAGCCTGCGCTGGGCGCGGCGCACATCTACTACTGCCGTAACCGCCGGGGCGCTGTGA
- a CDS encoding ABC transporter permease, producing MDIDLLSNIFYAMVRCGTPLLLVALGELICEKSGVLNLGQEGMMLFGAVIGFIVAFSTGNLWLGVVLAMLAGMLLSSLFALVALVFNANQVATGLALTIFGVGLSTFVGAAWVGKPLAGFEPLAIPYLSEIPLIGRMLFAQDLLVYLSFALFALVAWVIVKSRIGLIIQAVGENPDAASAMGLPVLTVRTLAVLFGGAMAGLAGAYLSLAYTPMWAENMTAGRGWIALALVVFASWRVWRLLLGAYLFGLASILHLVAQGLGLAIPSSLLAMLPYVATILVLVLLSRDAVRTRLYAPVSLGQPWQAGH from the coding sequence ATGGATATCGATCTGCTGAGCAATATTTTCTACGCCATGGTGCGCTGCGGCACTCCGCTGTTGCTGGTGGCGCTGGGTGAACTGATCTGCGAAAAGAGCGGCGTGCTCAACCTCGGGCAGGAAGGGATGATGCTGTTTGGTGCCGTGATTGGTTTCATCGTCGCCTTCAGCACCGGCAATCTATGGCTCGGCGTGGTGTTGGCGATGCTCGCCGGGATGCTGTTGTCGTCGCTGTTTGCTCTGGTGGCGCTGGTGTTCAATGCCAATCAGGTGGCGACCGGGCTGGCACTGACGATTTTTGGCGTGGGCCTGTCGACCTTTGTCGGCGCAGCGTGGGTTGGCAAACCGCTGGCCGGTTTCGAGCCGCTCGCCATTCCTTACTTGAGCGAAATCCCGCTGATCGGCCGCATGTTGTTTGCCCAGGATCTGCTGGTGTATCTGTCGTTCGCGCTGTTTGCGCTGGTGGCCTGGGTGATCGTCAAAAGCCGTATCGGGCTGATCATTCAAGCGGTCGGCGAGAACCCGGACGCAGCCAGTGCCATGGGGCTGCCGGTGCTGACCGTGCGTACACTGGCCGTATTGTTTGGCGGAGCGATGGCCGGGTTGGCCGGAGCTTATCTGTCGCTGGCGTACACGCCGATGTGGGCCGAGAACATGACCGCCGGGCGTGGCTGGATCGCCCTCGCGCTGGTGGTGTTCGCCAGTTGGCGGGTGTGGCGACTGTTGCTCGGCGCCTATCTGTTCGGACTCGCCAGCATCCTGCACCTGGTGGCGCAGGGGTTGGGGCTGGCGATTCCTTCGAGCTTGCTGGCGATGCTGCCGTATGTCGCGACCATTCTGGTGCTGGTGTTGTTGTCGCGGGATGCAGTGCGTACACGGTTGTATGCGCCGGTATCACTGGGGCAGCCGTGGCAGGCCGGGCATTAA
- a CDS encoding ABC transporter ATP-binding protein, with translation MPNPTSPPRLQLRHISKRYPGCLANDAIDLSIAPGEIHALLGENGAGKSTLMKIIYGVTQADAGEMQWQGQPVTMRNPAQARQLGIGMVFQHFSLFETLSVAQNIALAMGPAAGSPKQLEAKIREVSRRYGMALEPQRLVHSLSIGERQRVEIVRCLMQDIRLLILDEPTSVLTPQEADELFITLRRLATEGCSILFISHKLGEVRALCHSATVLRGGRVAGHCVPADCSDRQLAQLMVGDAATLIGEFTKVSGGAAFLQVSGLNWHNPDPFGCSLSDIDLQVRSGEIVGIAGVAGNGQDELLALLSGEQTLPHNVAPTIRFREHAVADLRPDARRRLGLAFVPAERLGHGAVPDMSLADNALLTAFQQGLVSHGLIERGKVEALAETIIQRFGVKTPDTQTAARSLSGGNLQKFILGREILQQPKLLIAAHPTWGVDVGAAATIHRALIALRDAGAAILVISEDLDELFQISDRLGALCGGRLSALQDTALTRLSDVGGWMAGQFATPQSQPATV, from the coding sequence ATGCCAAATCCCACGTCCCCACCGCGCCTGCAACTGCGCCACATCAGCAAGCGTTATCCCGGTTGCCTCGCCAATGACGCCATCGACCTGAGCATCGCCCCCGGTGAAATCCACGCGCTGCTCGGTGAAAACGGTGCCGGTAAAAGTACGTTGATGAAAATCATCTACGGCGTCACCCAGGCCGATGCGGGTGAGATGCAGTGGCAGGGTCAACCGGTGACCATGCGCAACCCCGCCCAGGCGCGGCAGTTGGGGATCGGCATGGTGTTTCAGCATTTTTCGCTGTTCGAGACTCTGAGCGTTGCGCAAAACATCGCACTGGCGATGGGCCCGGCGGCCGGTTCGCCGAAACAGCTTGAAGCGAAAATCCGTGAAGTGTCGCGCCGATACGGCATGGCGCTGGAGCCCCAGCGACTTGTCCACAGCCTGTCGATCGGCGAGCGGCAACGGGTCGAGATCGTTCGTTGCCTGATGCAAGACATTCGCTTGCTGATTCTCGATGAACCGACCTCGGTGCTCACGCCGCAGGAAGCCGACGAGTTGTTCATCACCCTGCGCCGACTCGCGACGGAGGGCTGCAGCATTCTGTTCATCAGCCACAAACTCGGTGAGGTGCGCGCCTTGTGCCACAGCGCCACGGTGCTGCGTGGCGGGCGGGTTGCCGGGCATTGCGTGCCGGCCGATTGCAGCGATCGGCAACTGGCGCAATTGATGGTGGGCGACGCCGCGACATTGATCGGCGAGTTCACGAAAGTCAGCGGTGGCGCGGCGTTTTTGCAGGTCAGCGGATTGAACTGGCACAACCCGGATCCGTTTGGCTGCTCCCTGAGCGACATCGACCTGCAGGTGCGCAGCGGTGAAATCGTCGGCATCGCTGGCGTGGCAGGCAACGGTCAGGACGAGTTATTGGCCTTGCTCAGCGGCGAACAGACATTGCCCCACAACGTAGCGCCAACCATCCGCTTCCGAGAACACGCCGTCGCTGATCTGCGCCCGGATGCACGGCGCAGACTCGGCCTCGCATTCGTCCCCGCCGAACGTCTCGGGCATGGCGCGGTGCCGGACATGAGCCTGGCGGACAACGCCCTGCTTACCGCCTTTCAACAAGGTCTGGTCAGCCACGGCTTGATCGAGCGCGGCAAGGTCGAAGCCCTCGCCGAAACGATCATCCAGCGCTTCGGCGTGAAAACCCCGGACACTCAAACCGCTGCCCGCAGCCTGTCCGGCGGCAATCTGCAGAAATTCATCCTTGGCCGGGAAATCCTCCAGCAACCGAAACTTCTGATCGCCGCACATCCGACCTGGGGCGTGGATGTCGGCGCGGCGGCCACCATCCACCGCGCTCTGATTGCCCTGCGCGATGCCGGGGCGGCGATTCTGGTGATTTCCGAAGACCTCGACGAACTGTTCCAGATCAGCGATCGCCTCGGCGCGCTGTGCGGCGGGCGTCTGTCGGCGTTGCAGGACACCGCGCTGACCCGACTCAGCGACGTCGGCGGCTGGATGGCCGGCCAATTCGCCACCCCTCAATCACAACCGGCCACGGTTTAA
- a CDS encoding 8-oxoguanine deaminase has protein sequence MPATRIWLKNPLAIFTANGLDARGGLVLQDGVITEVLGAGQQPSAPCNEVFDAREHVILPGLINTHHHFYQTLTRAWAPVVNQPLFPWLKTLYPVWARLTPEKLALATKVALAELLLSGCTTAADHHYLFPDGLENAIDVQVETVRELGMRAMLTRGSMSLGEKDGGLPPQQTVQEGQVILDDSQRLIHEYHERGDGAQIQIALAPCSPFSVTPEIMSASAELANKLDVRLHTHLAETLDEEDFCLQRFGLRTVDYLDSVGWLGPRTWLAHGIHFNPDEIARLGAAGTGICHCPSSNMRLASGICPSIELTDAGALFGIGVDGSASNDASNMILEARQALYIQRLRYGAEKITPERVLGWATKGSASLLGRTDIGELAVGKQADLALFKLDELRFSGSHDPISALLLCGADRADRVMVGGKWRVVDGQVEGLDLKGLIADHSQAARQLIAGT, from the coding sequence ATGCCTGCGACCCGTATCTGGTTAAAAAATCCCCTCGCCATTTTCACGGCCAACGGTCTCGATGCCCGTGGCGGCCTGGTGCTGCAAGACGGTGTGATCACCGAAGTGCTCGGCGCTGGCCAGCAACCCTCCGCCCCATGCAATGAAGTGTTCGACGCCCGTGAACACGTGATCCTGCCGGGCCTGATCAACACCCATCACCACTTCTATCAGACCCTGACCCGCGCCTGGGCGCCGGTGGTCAACCAGCCGTTGTTCCCGTGGCTGAAAACCCTGTACCCGGTCTGGGCGCGCCTGACGCCTGAAAAACTCGCCCTCGCCACCAAAGTCGCGCTGGCCGAGTTGCTGCTGTCGGGTTGCACCACCGCCGCCGATCACCACTACCTGTTCCCGGATGGCCTGGAAAACGCCATCGACGTGCAAGTCGAAACCGTGCGCGAACTGGGCATGCGCGCCATGCTCACCCGTGGTTCGATGAGCCTCGGTGAGAAGGACGGCGGCCTGCCTCCGCAGCAGACCGTACAGGAAGGCCAGGTGATTCTCGACGACAGCCAGCGCCTCATTCACGAGTACCACGAACGTGGCGACGGTGCGCAAATCCAGATCGCTCTGGCGCCGTGCTCGCCGTTCTCGGTGACCCCGGAAATCATGTCCGCCAGCGCCGAACTGGCGAACAAGCTTGATGTGCGCCTGCACACTCACCTCGCCGAAACCCTCGACGAAGAAGATTTCTGCCTGCAACGCTTCGGCCTGCGCACCGTGGATTATCTGGACAGCGTCGGCTGGCTCGGCCCGCGCACCTGGCTGGCCCACGGCATCCACTTCAACCCCGACGAAATCGCCCGTCTCGGAGCGGCCGGCACCGGTATCTGCCACTGCCCGAGCTCGAACATGCGCCTGGCGTCCGGCATCTGCCCGAGCATCGAACTGACCGATGCCGGCGCATTGTTCGGTATCGGTGTGGATGGCTCGGCGTCCAACGATGCGTCGAACATGATCCTCGAGGCGCGTCAGGCTCTGTACATTCAGCGCCTGCGTTACGGTGCCGAGAAGATCACCCCAGAACGCGTGCTGGGCTGGGCGACCAAGGGTTCGGCGAGCCTGCTGGGCCGCACCGATATCGGTGAGCTGGCGGTGGGCAAGCAGGCGGATCTGGCGTTGTTCAAGCTCGATGAGCTGCGCTTCTCCGGCAGCCATGACCCGATTTCGGCGCTGCTGTTGTGCGGTGCGGACCGCGCGGATCGGGTGATGGTCGGCGGCAAGTGGCGCGTGGTTGACGGGCAGGTTGAAGGGCTGGATCTCAAAGGCCTGATTGCCGATCACAGTCAGGCAGCTCGACAGTTGATCGCCGGCACCTGA
- a CDS encoding SDR family oxidoreductase gives MNSAKHALIIGASRGLGLGLVKTLLADGWQVTATVRNPANAEALKALGNVQIEKLDMDDQQAVIALSQRLKGETFDLLFVNAGVKGPDVQTPGGATLAEVGQLFFTNAVAPINLAQRFVGQIRDGSGVLAFMSSVLGSVTMPDAPELALYKASKAALNSMTNSFVTQLGEQKLTVLSLHPGWVKTDMGGEGADIDVETSTRGLVDQVDAFTGKGGHHFVNYKGETIPW, from the coding sequence TTGAATTCTGCCAAGCACGCACTGATCATCGGCGCCTCCCGGGGCCTGGGCCTGGGACTGGTGAAAACCCTGCTGGCCGACGGCTGGCAAGTCACCGCCACGGTTCGCAATCCTGCGAACGCCGAGGCACTGAAAGCACTGGGTAACGTGCAGATCGAAAAACTCGACATGGACGACCAGCAAGCGGTGATCGCTCTGAGCCAGCGGCTCAAGGGCGAGACTTTCGACCTGCTGTTCGTCAATGCCGGGGTCAAAGGCCCTGACGTGCAGACCCCGGGTGGCGCGACACTGGCGGAAGTCGGTCAGCTGTTCTTCACCAACGCCGTGGCGCCGATCAACCTGGCCCAACGCTTCGTCGGACAGATTCGCGACGGCAGCGGCGTGCTGGCGTTCATGAGTTCGGTGCTCGGCAGCGTGACCATGCCCGACGCGCCGGAACTGGCGCTGTACAAGGCCAGCAAAGCGGCGCTGAACTCGATGACCAACAGCTTCGTCACTCAGTTGGGCGAGCAGAAACTCACGGTGTTGTCGCTGCATCCGGGCTGGGTGAAAACCGACATGGGCGGCGAAGGCGCCGACATCGACGTGGAGACCAGCACCCGTGGCCTGGTGGATCAAGTGGACGCGTTTACCGGCAAGGGCGGCCATCACTTCGTGAACTACAAAGGTGAAACCATTCCCTGGTAA